The following are from one region of the Rhipicephalus microplus isolate Deutch F79 chromosome 1, USDA_Rmic, whole genome shotgun sequence genome:
- the LOC142817658 gene encoding uncharacterized protein LOC142817658 translates to MPLLLRILRIQLGIRQQQREVLQEVRQLKHKRKHLLQIGGRGLREIGVNAMKAVLAHDVQVLYSLHGRKGKRAFVNLRLCRLVTDVICQKAGCDQVEALNFIKRWLPGSGDRCGGGKRRFREAFVVEQPDDPHCQSADYRLLAAAGFLPSHSSQGLDSTTVTVPPTQPDLQ, encoded by the exons atgc ctctattgctacggatcctgcggatccaacttggcatccggcagcaacaaagagaggttctgcaggaggtgcgacagctgaagcacaag cgcaagcacctcctgcagattgggggacgtggcctccgagaaattggtgtgaatgccatgaaggctgtattggcacatgacgtgcaagtgctgtacagccttcatggcagaaaagggaaaagggccttcgtgaacctgaggctctgtagattagtgacag atgtcatctgccaaaaagcagggtgcgaccaggtggaggccctcaactttatcaagaggtggctgccagggtctggtgatcgctgtgggggcgggaagcggcgcttcagagaagcatttgttgtggagcagcccgatgatccccactgtcagagtgcagattatcggctgctcgcggcagctggcttcctgcccagccacagcagccagggccttgacagcaccactgtcactgtgcccccaacgcaacctgacctgcagtaa